Proteins encoded in a region of the Benincasa hispida cultivar B227 chromosome 2, ASM972705v1, whole genome shotgun sequence genome:
- the LOC120071609 gene encoding uncharacterized protein LOC120071609, whose translation MVSASLLEPHPLKWNKKFPVHFPPSPSPSTSGRYHLYRPFILTRNLRIQDSSSVKSGVRCFFAEKGKSSTTSIAQSSSAELVNGDKPKSPMEVIGISIMNALKALRKPAIAAVLLGLLLMYDPNSALAASGGRVGGSSFSSRSSSSSRSYSTPRMSSGFSYSAPYSSPSVFGGGGIYVGPAVGVGVGAGSSFVFILAGFAAFLLVSGFLSDRSDSSVLTASEKTSVLKLQVGLLGMGRGLQRDLNRIAESADTSTPEGLSYVLTETILALLRHPDYCISGYSSMDVKRSIEDGEKRFNKLSIEERGKFDEETLVNVNSIKRQSTSSQRASGFSNEYIVITILVAAEGVHKLPTINGSGDLKEALQKLASIPSSKILAVEVLWTPQNENDTLSERELLEDYPLLRPL comes from the exons ATGGTTTCAGCTTCCTTGCTCGAACCCCATCCATTGAAATGGAACAAAAAATTCCCAGTTCATTTCCCCCCCTCTCCTTCTCCATCAACAAGTGGTCGTTATCATCTCTACAGACCCTTTATCTTAACCAGAAATTTGAGAATACAAGATTCTAGCTCTGTCAAATCCGGTGTTAGGTGCTTCTTTGCCGAGAAAGGGAAGAGTTCAACGACTTCGATTGCGCAATCTAGTTCGGCGGAATTGGTTAATGGAGATAAACCCAAAAGCCCAATGGAGGTAATTGGGATTTCGATTATGAATGCCCTCAAGGCGTTGCGGAAGCCTGCAATTGCTGCGGTGTTGTTGGGATTGCTGTTGATGTATGATCCTAATTCTGCATTGGCCGCTTCTGGTGGACGAGTTGGAGGAAGTTCGTTTTCGTCTCGCTCGTCCTCGTCTTCGAGGAGCTACTCGACTCCGAGGATGAGTTCGGGGTTTTCGTATTCTGCACCGTACAGTTCTCCGTCGGTATTTGGCGGCGGCGGGATTTATGTTGGGCCGGCAGTTGGGGTCGGAGTCGGTGCTGGCTCGAGTTTCGTCTTCATATTGGCGGGTTTCGCGGCGTTTCTTTTGGTCTCGGGATTTCTCTCTGATCGTTCCGACAGTAGTGTTCTTACTGCTTCTGAAAAAACTAGCGTACTTAAACTTCAA GTTGGGCTGTTGGGCATGGGCCGGGGACTCCAAAGAGATCTAAATAGAATTGCTGAAAGTGCCGACACATCAACCCCTGAGGGCTTGAGCTATGTTTTAACTG AAACAATTCTAGCACTGCTTCGACATCCTGATTATTGCATTTCAGGTTATTCATCT ATGGATGTGAAGCGTAGTATAGAAGATGGAGAGAAACGATTCAATAAATTATCAATTGAAGAGCGAGGGAAATTTGATGAGGAAACTCTTGTCAATGTGAATAGTATCAAAAGACAGAGCACAAGCAGCCAGAGGGCAAGTGGATTTAGCAATGAGTACATTGTG ATAACAATATTGGTGGCTGCTGAGGGAGTTCATAAGCTGCCCACTATCAATGGCAGCGGGGACTTGAAGGAAGCTTTGCAAAAACTTGCATCCATCCCTTCCAGCAAAATATTG GCTGTTGAAGTTTTGTGGACACCACAGAATGAGAACGACACATTGTCTGAGCGCGAACTTCTTGAAGATTACCCACTTTTAAGGCCTTTATAA